CTTTAACAGGCAGGAACCCCTCCTAGGGGAATTGCTAGTTAAGAAAAGACTATCTGAGTATGAGCTCTGATTCACAAGCCAAGTCATGCAGTTGACTAGATGAAGAGACAGGTCACTTGGTTTCTCCAGTCCACATTTTGCTGTACCCTTCCCATTTTTGCAGAGGGAAATGGGGCTTTAAAAGCATGCATTCTGGAGCAGAGGGCAACAGCACAGAAGGGTTAAACAATTATGTCTTCTCATTTTCCAGAATCAGCACCACCCAGCAACCCTAATATCCCAACTCTATTCAGATTTAGGTGAGGGCGGAGACCTGGTGTGGGTGGCCttattctttctgttctctgATCTCTGATGGTAAGCAGGCTGACCAAGGATCAGGGAAGTACAAGGTGCGCCCAAGGTGGCTATGGACTTTCAGTGTCCAATATCATACCAAATCTCACGTTTTAATATAATGTATCAGaaaccccgcccccccacccccccaccccacccgcctcTCCCAGAGCTCTCCAAATGGTACACTTTCTCAAGGTTGCCTTTCTCTGTCTGGACTCATCTTCAATCTCTGAAATAAATGTCCAAACACCTGTCAGATTTCAGTTGTCCTTCAAGGAAACCTGACCCAGACACCCAGAGGCAAATTGTGCCTTTCTCTCTCCAAGAACctcttgcccctccccccaccctgtccAGCTTGGGGAAAGGGCTGCCAAAATAATGGTCAGTCCTACAGAGACATTCCTAAAGCCCATTCTGAAAATTCTTTTCCAGCGCCTGTAGCCCCTGGCACTGCCCATCCTTCGGAGGTTCAGACCCACCTATGACCACCTTTGGGGTCGGTCAGTCTACCCCCACCTGCTCCGCCCAAAGAAATGAACAGCCTGCAAATCAGGGTGGAAATACATGCCCCACCAGTCCACATAGCATTTGCAGTATGCTATTTTTCAAAGCCCTTACCTTTGACCTGAGTATCGTACTCTGCTATGATCTCCTTATCCTTTTTGAATTTGGCTGGAGACgtcatgttttccttctttcttccaaatTCGAATTGTGAATTGATAGATCCACGGGAAAAATCCAACCACCAAAATCAATACCTCCAAGACCGCTTTTCCCGAGGGCAGAAGGGGCCCCCCGCGGTGGTCTCCAGCGCTCCGTGGAGCGCGGGCTGCGGGATGGGCAGGAGGCTACGGCGGGCACATGCAGACGGTGGGCGATGGGGCCGGGTGCGGCAGTGGCTGGTTCCTGTGCTAGAACCGGAGCCGCAGCCTCAGCATTAGCCGGGAGAACTGCAGCGCCCGGAGGCTGGCCTGGGGTCTGACATCAACGACACAGGCGGGGAGTGGAAGTCCTTCCGCACAACATGGTGTGGGGGTGCGGGGGTGTGGACGCGCCCAGCTGTGTCCCCGGGAGGGAGTGGGTGCGTATCGGGGTGCCGGGGGAGGGCTGGGCGTGCTTCGCGGTTTTTTGTCGTAGAGGCTCCAAGATGCTGCAAATCAAATCCCAAACGGGAGCCGCAGCAACGTAGACTGGATCGGAAGTCGTTTGCTCCGGTTCACTTGCCTGTAAATGCAGGAAAAGGGGGAGGGGGTGATCAGCCAGAGCGCAGATCCCAATCGCAgcgggggtggggtaggggacgTCTTTCCCAGCCCGGCCTGGGCCCATTCATCTCGGCCAAACGCCGCCCGGCCCGCAGAGCCCGGCGCTGcgaggtggggaggaaggaagctcCCTCCGGATTTTGTTTTAAGGCTGAAAGAAAACACTTTGGAGCAGCCGCCCGCGCGGGCTCCGGGCGGGGACTGCGGCGGGAACGCGGGGATCCGGGCGGGGACTGCGGCACCTCGGCGGCCTCGCGGGCCCCGCCAGCCCCGGCAGCTCTGGGCAGCGGCCAGCCCGTGGGGGCCCTCTGGGCCCTGCCCCCGACGTGGCCCCTGACCCCCGGCTGGGGCACCTCCCTGGACATCAAAGGGGATCAAAGCCAGGGAGGGACAAGCCACCCGGGCAcaacttttcttcccctcccgcccctcctcccagttgttttgttttgggttacTAGCTTCTCTTGGCAGCTAAATgttggggcgggtggggggatcTGCAGGAAAAAGCCTGCTCGGCAAGGGACGCATCCAGGAAAACAATGTGGTCGGCAGAAGCAGGAAacgggttagaggatagggtcgGAGCCGGGAAAacagggggcggggggcggaAGGCAGCCGTCGCCTCCCCCAAGCCAGGGACAAGAGTGACTCTAAAATGCCACCCTCAATATTTTTTGTCACCTAAGCCCAGGGAATCCGGATACCGCACCCAATCCCAGGCTGAGGGTGAGGGGAGGTCAGTGAGGGTCGCCGTCTCGACTCCTTGCACCAGGAGGTGCCGGAGGAGATCCTGCCCTGGCCAAGGCCCGGGAGGCgggagggaagcaggagggaGCGCAGAGCCCGGCGTCAAAATCCCCAGTGTGCCGCAGCGGCGACCCTCTCTCCTTGGTCGTCCCTGCCCCTCTGGCCACCGGGAAGAGAAGGCTCTTGCTAGTGTCTCCCACTTCCCTCATCTGAAAGAAGGGCCACacggagggaggaagagagggagcagAGGCGGCGTGGTTCAGGCAGGCAGGAAGCGGGGAGGCGGGCGTGAGGTGGGGTCCCGAGGCTGGACGGGAGCCCGGGGACAACTGGAGCTGCACACGCTTGGAAGGCGGGAGAGGGCTGCCTTGCGGGTGAGGGGGACTTAGGAGACTATCGTGGGCCAAGACGTTACGTGAAGCGCAAGGATGTTAGCAACTTTGGGGATCAGGCTATGGTCTGGGAATGGAAGTGGGTGAATAAATAGAAGCCCATTGGGGTGGGCCGGGGGGTGGGACAGGGAAAGAGCCCCGGAAGCTGTGCGGAACACCCATCCTCTGGGTCCCAGGCTGTGACCCGGGCTGTCTGCCAGGGCTTGGGAAGAGGCCAGCCGATGGTTACGCGCGATGCCAACGACGGCTGCCCCAAGGTGGACCGCAACTGTCCGTGTGCAGAgaactggggaggggctgggtgcgGGCTGCGCTGCGATCTGTGAGCCCGGGCAGACTCCCAGGCTGTGCGGTGATGGGCGGAGAGACGCGCAGTCCTGAGAAGTATTATGGGCTGTACTGGGAGATTTGGAGAGGGTCGGGAAGGGGGGGGCGGTCTGAGGGATTCCGGGCGGCACCGCTGAGGCGATGCCGCGAGCAGCATCCGCGCCCTCTCCTTCCCGCCCCAGCCCGGGTTTGTTCAATCAGGGCTCCAGCCCGGCGGccgggaagaagaaaggagagagggaaggagcctTTACCTGGCTCTGATGCGACGGGTCCCAGGTCCCCGGCTCCGCTTCCCTggctctcctccctctcttccccgcCACCCGCTTCTACGCAGATCGGTCCCCCAGTCCCTGAGGAGCCTCAGCCAACTCCGCAGGACCCCGCCGGGAAGCAAAACCCACCCCCTTGCCAATCACCGCCCGTTTTCTATCGACCGATGGGGCCTATAGCCAATAGGAATAGCTGATCCCGAGAGGCCAGGAATGAGGGGGAGGAGCTGGCAAAACTTGGAGGTGTGACTAGCACTGTCCAGGCGTGGTCACAGGTTAAGCTCCTCCCCGGGCTGTCGATTCCCTAAAATAGAACTAATGGGCGGGATTAAGATGAAACCGACAACCAAACACAAACTCTTGTGCTAAGACACGACCAATTGGACCGGGGTAGAGATCAGGGGGTGTTGCGGGGAATTTTAGCCAATAGAGAGTAGAGGGTGGCGGGGAGTGTAAGACGTCTTCCAATAAGAAGCGCGAGGGGCGCGTCTTGCCACTTTCACCAGGGCGGGAAGAGGGTTTGCCGAATCCTCCGAAGCCGGCCAATGAGGTTGGAGGCGGAGCCAAGCTCGGCCAACCAGAATGCCGAGCTGATCTCTGCACCGTTACTGGGGCGGGGCGTACGGTCTCCTTGCCACTAAACTCTCGTCAGGGGAAGGCCCCGGGGCCTTCCAATGCGGAACGTGGGCGAACTCTAGTTCTCCCAATCCGTGCGCGGCGCTGGCAATTCAAACTGACAGCCGGTTGGAAAGGCAGAGAAAGCGGAAGAGGGCGCAAAAAACGACGTGTTTGGTGACAGATCCAGCGCCGACTGAGCCCCCAAAGCGACCTCTGCCCCTCCCGACCAACACCACCGCGCACTCGGGAGCGGCCGCTGCGGGAGAGACCTGAGGGGACAGCGCGGGGCCCGAGGGAgagctgaggggagggaggacgCGAGAGAAACGGCGCGAGCGCGAGCAGGCTGAGGGCCGGGGGCTGCCCCGAGAGGGGCCCGCGGACCAGCAGAGCGGAGGAAGGTCGCGGGAGAGAGGGGGGAGACTGAGAACAACCAGGGGTCATTCCGGTggaaaagctgagggagtttCTGAATCCAGGGAAGAGGAAGCGTGGGTGGGGACGCTTAGTCCGCGATCCGAGAGTGGAATTGAAGGAGGGACTTAATGCCGGGAGAGGGACGTCCTAAGAGAAGTTTTCAATAAAAGAGACAACGGGAGAAGGCTGAGGGAATTGCTATATGGGCGGGAGCTAAAGGTAGGGGATCCTTTTAGACAGCAAAAAGGGAAAGCTGTGGAGAAGTTCCCCTCAAACTCCACTCCCTTCTCCGAAAGTTAAAAGGAAAACCAAGTTTGCTGCTCTCCCCTGTtgctactcaataaatattacttttaccCTTCCacgggaaaaaaagaaaagaactctttTCCTTCCCAATTTTAGGGCTTAGAAAAGCTTGAAGCCTCCTGACTTGATTTTTAGCCTGGGGGAGGGGATCAAAATAGAAGGGGTATcgctcttggtttcttttttaaaacccgACGCTTCATCCTTCCTGGGACGCCATGTCTACCAACAGTTGTAGTTTCAAGGACCGGTGCGTGTCCATCCTGTGTTGCAAATTCTGTAAACAAGTGCTCAGCTCTAGGGGAATGAAGGCTGTTTTGCTGGCTGATACTGAAATAGACCTTTTCTCTACAGACATCCCTCCTACCAAGTAAGTCACGCTGGAGGCGGGCAACAGTAGTCTTTAACTAAATGGGAAAAGTGTATAGCTTGGATCTCTGGGAGTCAACAACAAGGTTATCATTTTGGTGTTCCAGCCACTCCCAACAGTCTGATGATCCCCTTAGAATATATCTAAGTAAGCAGACTGTCTGGACAAAGTCTGTGGTTTAGCTACAGTGGTCAGTCCTGATGTAACGGTTCTAGTTCACTTGTAGTCACGTGATCACACTTCCCTTAGGTTCGATCCCTGGCTGGGTGCCCTGCCCAACCATCCTATTTTACTAAATCAAGTCCGTGACCTGGATTCTAGGTAAATTCAGACAAGATTTTCTGTACTGTTGGAGAGGAGAGGTCATTTAAGTTTTTCGTTTTTATCCGTAAAGTTTTTacaccaaaaaacaaatgaataaataaaaccaacataGTTTTCTACCGTTATTTGCAATTGGCATGCTGAGTCAAATCCATTATCCATCAAATTCAATATTCTCTCCtcaaatctttctctttctctctgcgagaagtaaatgtatttttatgggATGAAAAATAGATTTATCCTTAAAATAATCTGTATCTCCTATAAAGCCTATTTTGGATATTACACGTTTGTTTGAATAATTGAAcccttttaaaatctgttttcagCCACTGCCCACTTTTGGGTGTACAGTCTTTAAAAATTTGCTCCCTATTTGATATAATagccattttattttactctacGCCTTTTTCTAGCTCTAAACGGTATTTTATCTTTCTATAGTCAATGTATATGTGCTCTACATGATTTTCAAGATTTAGTTCTTTATTGAAATCTTATTATTAGAATgaaagaaactatccaaaatatgAGTGAATAGCTATTCTTCAAGTCTTTGGACACAGAGGCAGAAGAAGCAGGCtaaaaaccataatttatttaaaattaatttcatgtctgggcactgtggctcacacctataatctcagcactttggaggccaaggtgggaggatctcttgaggccagcctgagcaacataccaagatccctgtctctacaaaaattttgtttttaaaaatgagctaggcatggtggcccacacctgtagtcccagctacttgggaggctgaggcaggagagttgcttgaggagtttgaggttgtagtgagctatgattgtaccactgcactgtgacgggggcaacagagcaagactctgtcaccaaaaaaatttttttaaaaagaatttcatgaTAATCGTGGAaactttaaaagttttcaaatatatCCAGGTAAAGCTGTGGACTCTTCCTCCCTTTAAATCTTTTCTGAATTGGTCTAAGTGTAGTCATGCCTATCAGCATAGCCAAAGGTTCTCATTTATTGCAAAGATAAATGGGTTGATATTATAAGTttgtgggtgtgtgcatgtgtgttgcaaaaaaggaaaaacaatagaaaataaatcatagacCTTACTGCTGCAAAGGTTCTATGATTTACTGTctagtgctttttcttttttcttttcttttctttctgtttttttttttttttttttttttttttttttttttttttttgagacaaggtctccctctgttgccaaGACTGGATGGAGTACAGTGGGCTGATCATAGTTCActtaacctcaaactcctgggctttaagtgatcctcccacctcagcctcccaagtagctgggactacaggcccacattGTCACACCCAGCTgattgttaaaattttctttacagTGACAgaatcttgttatgttgcccaggctggcctcaaactcctggcctcaagccatccctggcccccaccccaaaagtactggggttacaggcgtaagccaccataCCCACCCCATTCTTTATAgtagcacatacacacacaaatttaaaacattaactcATTCATCTTTGCAATAGCTGTGATAAGTAATAAGGCAGTCATAAGGAAGACTCAggtgaactattaatattataggtTAGACAAAAGTCTAGAATAGAAtcaggttttttcttttgtctattcTTCTTTGTAGAGGTTATGAAAGCGATGGATTGATGTGCTAAACTGCAGTGGTCCCcagtctttttggcaccagtgaccagtttcatggaagacaatgtttccacggatgggagagggagtgggggtgggcgGAGAAGCGAGGGTATGGGCGGAGCTTTGGCGGGACTGATACCCCACCGGCTCTGGGGTTTGGGACCGCGGTGCTGAAGTGTGAATCAATGAACagcagatttttttatttaatggaaGTTTTCTCAGATGTTTGTGGTGAGCTCACAAATATTAACTGACTCTTACAAAATATACAATAGTTCTGCATTAGTCTCTTTGAGCTCTTTGGATTTACAAAATTTGTGCTAAATCACATTTAAAAGTACATTTGatgatgaggatatggagaaattagaaccctttcTAActgcaggaatgtaaaatggtatagccgttatggaaaactgtatgggagctcctcaaaaaattaaacacagaattaccatatgatccagcagttctacttctaggtatttatacaaaagaattcaaagcgggaacttgaagagatatttgcacatgcatgttcataacagcattaatcacagtagccaagaggtggaagcaatccaaatgtccattaactccacagatgaatggataaacaaagtgcggtatatacatacaatagaatattattcagccttataaagcaaggaaatcctgtcacatgctacaacatggatgaacattgaggactttatgctaagtgaaataagccagtcataaaaagacaaacactgtattCCACTTTTATGAGCTATCTAAATTAGTCAAATTCactgaaaaagaaagtagaatggtagtggCTGGGGGCGGAGGGGAGGTAAAATGGGGAGCTGTTATTTAATAAGTATAGAGCTtcaattttacaaaatgaaaaaggtaTGGAAATtcattgcacaacaatgtgattGTATTTAACACTTTgaactgtacactgaaaaatgATTAAGtcggtaaattttacattattttttggccacaattaaatttgttaaaaagtatatttaactGCCTTTATACTTTTCTCTCTCCAGTGCAGTGGACTTCATTGGAAGATGCTATTTCACCAAAATCTGCAAATGTAAACTGAAGGACATCGCATGTTTAAAGTGGTAATTTGTAGCAATATTCTAGATAGCCCTGGGTTTAGAAGATGGATGTTGACTTCAAAGCACAGAGATAGGTTCAGTGGGCTGCAATGAGTACTGCTATAACCCATGCAATGAGCCATTGAAAAAATCATTTGTTACTtagagctattttttaaaaggatcttgtgatacttcacatttgtatatgattttataattttcaaagtgcATTCACAAGTATCTGCATTAATTTTCAGAACAAGGCAATATAGTTTGGGGGGAATACTTGGATTTACAGTAGTAGCTCTACCTTACTTTCTATGTGGTCTTGAGTAAGTAAACTCCTCAAACCTCTAAACCTCTGAACCGCTGTTTCCTTATTTAACTTCTATCTTATTAATATGATAtctcaataaaatacaaattgtcTTTTGTATTTCCCTTATaaagttgttgtgaagatcaaatgaattATGAACATTAAAAGGCTTAATAAACTAAATTACAACACAGATGACAGCCACTACTATAATCTTTTGAGAGGTAGATGAAcgtgttattattcccattttagggagaaaaaagttgagaatttctcattcagatggggtttgaattataaattataatcctAATCATTTAACTTAGCAAACTCTTCTTACATGCCAGTGACTagttgatttcattcattcatttattcattaaagcTATACGtatattgagaacctactatatGCTAGTCACTATTATAGGCACTGGAAACACGGCAGTAAACAAGATAAAGTCACTGGCCTTTGGACATTATGTTCTAATGGGAAGATGACCAATcaataagatatttaaataaataggatATTTAATATGGTGGAAAGTACTCCTaaggaaacaataataataataaatggtagAAGATTATAGAAGTTGAGAAAGTAGGTGCGAGCTATTTTAGTTGTCATGGTCAGGGAAGCCTTCTCATAATGAGTAAGAGGAAATAGCAAATGCAAAGAACCAATGGCAAGAAAAAGCTTAACATATTCAAGGAAGAAAAGACTGATAGCCAGTGTGGCGGAAGTGAGCATGGAGGGAGAGTAGTATGAATAGTTTAGAGATGAACCCAGATAACGTAGAGCAGTGTTGTCCAATAGAAATACGCAAGTCATATATGTAATTTGAAATGTtctagtaacattttaaaaattaaaacaaaacaggtaaaattaattttaatcatatattttaacgtaatatatccaaaatattctcATTCCAACATGCAACCAACATAAATtattaatgtaaattttatattctattttt
This is a stretch of genomic DNA from Eulemur rufifrons isolate Redbay chromosome 27, OSU_ERuf_1, whole genome shotgun sequence. It encodes these proteins:
- the FAM72A gene encoding LOW QUALITY PROTEIN: protein FAM72A (The sequence of the model RefSeq protein was modified relative to this genomic sequence to represent the inferred CDS: inserted 2 bases in 1 codon), which encodes MPTTAAPRWTATVRVQRTGEXGWVRAALRSVSPGRLPGCAVMGGETRSPENAVDFIGRCYFTKICKCKLKDIACLKCGNIVGYHVIVPCTSCLLSCNNGHFWMFHSQAVYDINRLDSTGVNVLLWGNLPETEESTDEDLLDTSAEECIR